Proteins encoded in a region of the Chitinivorax sp. PXF-14 genome:
- a CDS encoding efflux RND transporter periplasmic adaptor subunit — protein MAKKSKFVLSVLVALGLAGGSVLLLGKQQPATPSAHDKQAERPSQIELAAADVALAEMGAFRRTLMLSGSLQAVQETTVSSEVAGKASSVNVREGDRVEKGQVLAVLDDVEARQRLNERVANWESLKAELDLAEKNRLQNESLLRQGFISQEAFDRVENSSAVKRAELKARLAQVELARKSLGDNIIRAPMAGFVSAREVQPGQQVVANARLFGIVDLSVLEFVAAVPAADIAHVKVGQVVKLKVDGYDSQPYDGRVDRINPSAQAGTRSVPVYIRVQNAGQLLRTGLFARGELLLDENPRALTIPRAAVVDERGQNKVWLVQHGRLAKRDVSLGLFDERSGKVEVLKGIQPGETVVLARLADTAQGISVKMPAGAR, from the coding sequence ATGGCAAAGAAGTCCAAATTTGTGCTGAGCGTGCTCGTCGCGCTTGGCCTGGCTGGCGGAAGCGTGTTGTTGCTCGGCAAACAGCAGCCAGCCACTCCGTCGGCGCATGACAAGCAGGCCGAGCGCCCAAGCCAGATCGAGCTGGCGGCGGCTGATGTGGCGCTCGCGGAAATGGGGGCGTTTCGCCGCACATTGATGTTGAGCGGCAGCCTGCAGGCCGTACAGGAAACCACTGTGTCGTCCGAAGTCGCCGGTAAGGCATCGTCGGTCAATGTGCGCGAGGGAGATCGCGTCGAGAAAGGCCAGGTCCTGGCCGTGCTCGATGATGTGGAAGCCCGCCAGCGGCTGAACGAGCGCGTGGCGAACTGGGAGAGTCTCAAGGCGGAACTCGATCTTGCGGAGAAGAACCGCCTGCAAAACGAGTCGCTGCTCAGGCAGGGTTTCATTTCGCAAGAGGCATTCGACCGTGTGGAGAACAGCTCGGCGGTCAAGCGTGCCGAGTTGAAAGCGCGGCTTGCACAAGTTGAGCTGGCGCGGAAGTCCTTGGGCGACAACATCATTCGTGCGCCCATGGCGGGCTTCGTTTCGGCACGGGAGGTGCAGCCGGGGCAACAGGTCGTGGCGAACGCCAGGCTGTTTGGCATCGTTGATTTGTCCGTGCTGGAATTCGTCGCCGCCGTGCCGGCAGCCGACATTGCCCATGTCAAGGTAGGGCAGGTCGTCAAGCTGAAGGTGGATGGCTATGACAGCCAGCCTTATGACGGCCGCGTCGACCGTATCAATCCAAGTGCCCAGGCGGGCACTCGTTCGGTGCCTGTCTATATCCGCGTGCAGAATGCCGGCCAGCTGCTGAGAACGGGCCTGTTTGCCCGTGGGGAGCTGCTGCTGGACGAGAACCCGCGTGCGTTGACGATTCCACGTGCGGCGGTCGTCGATGAGCGCGGCCAGAACAAGGTCTGGCTGGTTCAGCATGGCCGGCTTGCCAAGCGTGACGTCTCCCTTGGGCTGTTCGACGAACGCTCAGGCAAGGTCGAGGTGCTGAAGGGCATCCAGCCCGGGGAAACCGTCGTGTTGGCGCGCCTGGCGGACACTGCCCAGGGCATCAGTGTGAAAATGCCGGCTGGCGCACGGTAG
- a CDS encoding porin: MNRNLIAAAVGSALLMLPLLSHAEDSSTSFKLRGFGTVGVTHSSQDQADYRNSLFQPSGAGHTRAWDLGLDTRLGLQGDLTLNDKLSAVVQLISERNYDKTFKPNVEWANFKYQVTPDLSVRGGRVALPMFMLSEYRKVGYANPWVRTPVEVYAQIPFSSLNGIDVNYRLNVGDLATSLQATAGKTQAKLPSDRGVNEVDGSNTAAFNALFEYGPASVRLGYARSKVDYTGTAPDTIFGGFRAVANNPLLPGLYRGQAQEILDQYEAHDKLGTFAGIGVMIDPGSWFVQGEYTKRKVDSFLSDTTGYYVTGGARIGKFTPYASYSRLKADSETSAQGVGTAGLPASVAATIGALNGGLNAMLSNAAYAQKDVALGVRYDFMKNVDVKLQWDRLKVDGAPYGNTLINVQQGFNSNDKIDLFSLAVDFVF, translated from the coding sequence ATGAACCGAAATCTAATTGCTGCCGCAGTCGGCTCAGCCTTGCTGATGCTGCCACTGCTCTCGCACGCGGAGGACAGCTCCACGTCCTTCAAGCTGCGTGGCTTTGGTACCGTGGGCGTCACTCATAGCAGCCAGGACCAAGCCGATTACCGCAACAGCCTGTTCCAGCCATCGGGCGCCGGCCACACCCGTGCTTGGGATCTCGGCCTGGACACCCGGCTTGGCCTGCAAGGGGACCTGACGCTCAACGACAAACTGTCCGCCGTTGTCCAGCTGATTTCCGAGCGCAACTACGACAAGACGTTCAAGCCCAACGTTGAATGGGCAAACTTCAAATACCAGGTCACTCCGGATCTATCGGTCCGCGGCGGTCGCGTTGCGCTGCCCATGTTCATGCTGTCCGAATACCGCAAGGTTGGTTACGCCAACCCTTGGGTCAGAACGCCGGTGGAAGTGTATGCACAGATCCCGTTCTCGTCCCTCAATGGTATCGACGTCAACTACCGTCTGAACGTGGGCGACCTCGCCACCTCGCTGCAGGCCACCGCCGGCAAGACCCAGGCCAAGCTGCCTTCCGATCGTGGTGTCAACGAGGTGGATGGCTCCAACACCGCTGCGTTCAACGCGCTGTTTGAATATGGCCCCGCCAGCGTGCGCCTGGGCTATGCACGCAGCAAGGTCGACTACACCGGCACGGCGCCGGACACCATCTTCGGCGGCTTCCGCGCCGTAGCCAACAATCCGCTGCTGCCTGGCCTCTACCGTGGCCAGGCGCAGGAGATCCTCGACCAGTACGAGGCACACGACAAGCTGGGCACCTTTGCCGGGATCGGCGTGATGATCGATCCGGGCAGCTGGTTCGTTCAGGGTGAATACACCAAACGCAAGGTCGACTCCTTCCTCTCCGATACCACGGGCTACTACGTCACCGGCGGCGCACGCATTGGCAAATTCACGCCATACGCCAGCTATTCGCGCCTGAAGGCGGACAGCGAGACCAGCGCCCAGGGCGTCGGTACTGCCGGCCTGCCCGCATCGGTAGCAGCGACCATCGGCGCGCTCAACGGCGGCCTCAATGCGATGCTGTCCAACGCCGCCTATGCCCAGAAGGATGTCGCGCTGGGCGTGCGCTACGACTTCATGAAGAACGTCGATGTCAAGCTGCAGTGGGACCGCCTCAAGGTTGATGGCGCACCCTACGGCAACACGCTGATCAATGTCCAGCAAGGCTTCAACAGCAACGACAAGATCGACCTGTTCAGCCTCGCCGTTGACTTCGTGTTCTAA
- a CDS encoding phosphate ABC transporter substrate-binding protein → MKTKIIRTALIGFALAMGAQAAQAEIAVIVSAKSPVGNLSGDQVSQIFLGKSNNFPGGGPAIPVDQAEGSAAREDFYTKVTGKSAAQVKAYWSKLIFTGKGQPPKEVGGDKDVKKLIADNPNMVGYIEKGAVDGSVKVILSQ, encoded by the coding sequence ATGAAAACTAAAATTATCCGTACCGCCCTCATCGGCTTTGCCCTTGCAATGGGAGCGCAGGCAGCGCAGGCGGAAATCGCCGTGATCGTCAGCGCCAAGAGCCCCGTGGGCAACCTGAGCGGCGACCAGGTGTCGCAGATCTTCCTCGGAAAATCGAACAACTTCCCAGGTGGCGGCCCGGCAATCCCGGTCGACCAGGCGGAAGGCTCGGCGGCTCGCGAAGACTTCTATACCAAGGTGACCGGCAAGTCGGCAGCACAGGTCAAGGCCTACTGGTCCAAGCTGATCTTCACCGGCAAGGGCCAGCCACCGAAGGAAGTCGGCGGCGACAAGGACGTCAAGAAGCTGATTGCAGACAACCCCAATATGGTCGGCTATATCGAAAAGGGGGCGGTTGACGGCAGCGTGAAAGTCATTCTGAGCCAATAA
- a CDS encoding methyl-accepting chemotaxis protein, with the protein MKLLSKLPLLQKILLAPLIGALCFVLYLAYNFNVSSENNTRVETIRDVLFPTLEAANNNVSLLDSIIGTLNAAVASGEKDALGGADELATKVRANLDKIKKADHDHASEAAQLATEFEGYYGAAKALSAGMLSGQAPNQDTIKGMGAKLDSYRNHLNKFRDTSYKRFTITVDDTSKSSNQALVVGFIGAAVAVATSIILSLFVSFSIKRNVDNVVTSLKDIAQGEGDLRRRIPQQSSDEIGELVKWFNSFVDKLHGDIRQLVESVRTLGDMTGEMADIVEKTDTCITEEKRVISQVAGQIDGMGLQIEQVASSAASASSAANEADSAAGSGLANIRTTIDRINDLASRVNDASFTLQKLEQDSQQINVVVDVIKDISTQTNLLALNAAIEAARAGEHGRGFAVVADEVRSMAVRTQESTAKIFQIVNQLQQTTTSVVDVIMNSQREAEKTVEQVTGSGETLQAISTKVGTISNMNQTIAASTDEQQRASNDISQQMANLHRISGTTAEQGEKLAHISTNIKTLTANLKEIAEHFKT; encoded by the coding sequence ATGAAGCTACTGTCGAAGCTGCCGCTCCTTCAAAAGATTTTGCTTGCTCCACTGATTGGCGCACTGTGTTTCGTGCTCTATCTTGCTTACAACTTCAACGTGTCCAGCGAGAACAACACTCGCGTCGAGACCATTCGCGACGTGCTGTTTCCTACGCTTGAAGCTGCAAATAACAATGTCTCGCTGCTCGACAGCATCATCGGCACCCTGAACGCCGCAGTGGCGTCAGGCGAAAAGGATGCACTCGGCGGTGCCGACGAACTGGCGACGAAGGTTCGCGCCAATCTCGACAAGATCAAGAAGGCCGATCACGACCACGCCTCCGAAGCCGCCCAGCTGGCCACCGAATTCGAGGGCTATTACGGTGCGGCCAAGGCGCTGTCCGCCGGCATGCTGTCCGGCCAGGCGCCCAATCAGGACACGATCAAGGGGATGGGCGCCAAGCTCGACTCCTACCGCAATCACCTCAACAAATTCCGCGATACCAGCTACAAGCGCTTCACGATAACCGTGGACGACACCTCCAAGTCTTCCAACCAGGCGCTGGTAGTCGGTTTCATTGGCGCGGCGGTGGCAGTGGCAACCTCCATCATCCTGAGCCTGTTCGTGTCGTTCTCGATCAAGCGCAATGTCGACAATGTCGTGACCTCGCTCAAGGATATCGCGCAGGGTGAGGGCGACTTGCGCCGCCGCATCCCGCAGCAGTCGTCCGATGAGATCGGCGAACTGGTGAAGTGGTTCAACAGCTTTGTCGACAAGCTGCATGGCGACATCCGGCAACTCGTTGAGTCGGTGCGGACACTTGGCGACATGACCGGCGAAATGGCAGACATTGTCGAAAAGACCGATACCTGCATCACCGAGGAAAAACGTGTCATCAGCCAAGTGGCCGGACAGATCGATGGCATGGGCCTGCAGATCGAGCAGGTGGCAAGCAGCGCCGCATCGGCGTCGTCTGCCGCCAACGAGGCCGACAGCGCCGCAGGCAGCGGCTTGGCCAATATCCGCACCACCATCGACCGCATCAACGACCTTGCGAGCCGTGTCAACGATGCATCGTTCACGCTGCAAAAGCTGGAACAGGACAGCCAGCAGATCAACGTCGTGGTCGACGTGATCAAGGATATTTCGACCCAGACCAACCTGCTTGCACTCAATGCGGCGATCGAAGCCGCACGTGCCGGCGAGCATGGGCGCGGTTTTGCGGTGGTTGCCGACGAGGTCCGCTCGATGGCGGTACGCACGCAGGAATCGACAGCCAAGATCTTCCAGATCGTGAATCAACTGCAGCAAACCACCACCTCGGTCGTCGACGTGATCATGAACAGCCAGCGCGAGGCGGAAAAAACCGTGGAACAGGTAACCGGCTCGGGCGAAACGCTGCAGGCAATCTCGACCAAGGTCGGCACCATCAGCAATATGAACCAGACCATCGCGGCGTCGACGGACGAGCAACAGCGCGCGTCCAACGACATCAGCCAGCAGATGGCCAATCTCCATCGCATTTCTGGCACCACGGCAGAACAGGGCGAAAAGTTGGCGCACATCAGCACCAACATCAAGACACTGACGGCAAATCTGAAAGAGATTGCCGAGCATTTCAAAACATAA
- a CDS encoding TetR/AcrR family transcriptional regulator — protein sequence MPAQLSSLLLGVLRTLAAERSLDQIGYGDVAAGAGVPWQTVRRVLGPRESFAALLADSGDGGFDTRSKILAAAGKVFAQKGYGGASLDAVAAEAGLTKGAIYWNFSSKADLFFALLDVRFKRSVDSLPLLMQAAVAAEDKKQGLTQLVENVWQEGTVDPDWPQLFLEFMTQARDPETRERLARVYREGYAVSEKATAILKKTGQTAPELDGKVVAVFWSALLDGLMLANLVDPEGLDIGNLLPKLIDVVWHGLAPDAQRKSVQASHEDANKKSKTA from the coding sequence ATGCCCGCACAATTGTCTTCCCTGCTGCTCGGCGTGCTGCGGACGCTTGCTGCTGAGCGCTCGCTGGATCAGATCGGCTATGGCGATGTGGCTGCTGGCGCGGGGGTGCCCTGGCAGACCGTGCGGCGCGTACTCGGCCCGCGCGAGTCGTTTGCGGCGCTGCTGGCCGATAGCGGGGATGGTGGGTTCGATACCCGTTCCAAGATTCTGGCGGCGGCCGGCAAGGTATTCGCACAGAAGGGCTATGGAGGGGCGTCGCTGGATGCCGTTGCAGCCGAAGCGGGGCTGACCAAGGGAGCGATCTACTGGAATTTCTCGAGCAAGGCAGATTTATTTTTTGCCTTGCTCGATGTCCGCTTCAAGCGCTCGGTCGATTCCTTGCCGTTGCTGATGCAGGCGGCAGTCGCTGCAGAGGACAAGAAGCAGGGGCTGACACAACTGGTTGAAAACGTCTGGCAGGAAGGGACCGTCGACCCCGATTGGCCGCAACTGTTTCTCGAATTCATGACACAGGCCCGCGACCCGGAGACGCGCGAGCGATTGGCCAGGGTCTACCGGGAAGGCTATGCCGTATCGGAAAAAGCGACCGCCATCCTGAAAAAGACGGGCCAGACCGCACCAGAGCTTGATGGCAAGGTCGTCGCGGTGTTCTGGAGTGCGCTGCTCGACGGCTTGATGCTGGCCAATCTGGTTGACCCGGAGGGCCTCGATATCGGCAATTTGCTGCCAAAACTGATTGACGTTGTCTGGCACGGCTTGGCGCCTGATGCCCAGCGGAAAAGCGTGCAGGCATCCCACGAGGATGCCAATAAGAAATCGAAAACAGCCTGA
- a CDS encoding phosphate ABC transporter substrate-binding protein, giving the protein MIRTTLATLVLLLGTQAAQAEIAVVVSAKSAVGNLSADQVSQIFLGKSNNFPGGGQATPIDQAEGAATREEFYTKVTGKSAAQVKAYWSKLIFTGKGQPPKEVSGDGAVKKALAENPGAIGYIEKSSVDGSVKVVLTQ; this is encoded by the coding sequence ATGATCCGTACCACCCTCGCGACACTGGTTCTGCTCCTGGGCACCCAGGCGGCACAGGCTGAAATTGCGGTTGTGGTCAGTGCCAAGAGCGCTGTCGGCAACCTGAGTGCCGACCAGGTCTCGCAGATTTTCCTGGGCAAGTCGAACAACTTCCCCGGTGGCGGCCAGGCCACGCCGATCGATCAGGCGGAAGGTGCGGCAACCCGCGAAGAGTTCTATACCAAGGTCACCGGCAAGTCGGCGGCGCAGGTCAAGGCGTATTGGTCCAAGCTGATTTTTACCGGCAAGGGCCAGCCACCCAAGGAAGTATCGGGTGACGGCGCAGTGAAGAAAGCGCTTGCCGAAAATCCCGGCGCCATCGGCTACATCGAAAAGAGCTCGGTGGATGGCAGCGTCAAGGTTGTGCTGACCCAGTAA